A window of Rufibacter sp. LB8 contains these coding sequences:
- a CDS encoding restriction endonuclease subunit S, whose translation MKKYESYKDSGIDWVGEVPKHWNPKKLRFAGVIVNGSTPSSGSPNFWDGNIVWVTPSDLSRLKDNYVNSSERKITSEGLDSCGTTLVPEGSVVLTTRAPIGNLALAGTELCTNQGCKSIITNNNFNSLFLYYQLFSGKEELISLGSGTTFKELSTESLKSFKVVEPPLKEQNAIVNFLNTKTANIDALIKKKKQMIALLEEEKTAFINEAVTKGLCLDTHMEDSGIEWLGILPAHWKVKKLKHISKLISGAAFDSGEFLKNGNFKVIKITNIQHDRIDWDDIEFISDDYAQSFLRFRVENGDILFALTRPIISTGIKSARVVIEEDAKVLLNQRNAILRADETTSQEFLYYYTLSDYFFKMFEASIDSTGQQPNISPVSIHNFSICLPPLNEQIEISKAVQRECTRIENLKNSFVKEISLLKEYRTALVSEAVTGKIDVRDYQPEPINLQQLELA comes from the coding sequence ATGAAGAAATACGAAAGCTATAAGGATTCTGGTATAGATTGGGTAGGAGAAGTTCCCAAACATTGGAACCCAAAGAAACTGAGGTTTGCTGGTGTAATAGTAAATGGGTCTACTCCAAGTAGTGGCAGTCCGAATTTTTGGGATGGGAATATTGTTTGGGTTACCCCTTCAGATTTAAGTCGGTTGAAAGATAATTATGTCAATTCATCTGAAAGAAAAATAACATCAGAAGGGTTGGATAGTTGTGGCACTACCTTGGTTCCTGAGGGTTCTGTTGTCTTAACAACAAGAGCGCCAATTGGTAATTTAGCCCTTGCTGGAACAGAGCTTTGTACGAATCAAGGATGTAAATCAATTATTACGAATAATAATTTCAATTCCCTGTTTCTGTACTATCAGTTATTCTCAGGAAAAGAAGAGTTAATTTCACTTGGGTCAGGAACTACATTCAAAGAACTATCAACGGAATCATTAAAATCTTTCAAAGTAGTTGAACCTCCTTTAAAAGAACAGAATGCTATTGTCAATTTTTTAAACACAAAGACTGCCAATATTGATGCTCTAATAAAGAAGAAGAAGCAAATGATTGCTTTGCTGGAAGAGGAAAAAACAGCGTTCATAAACGAGGCGGTCACAAAAGGCTTATGCCTTGATACCCACATGGAAGATAGTGGCATTGAATGGTTGGGTATATTGCCAGCGCATTGGAAGGTGAAGAAGTTAAAGCATATTTCTAAATTGATTAGCGGTGCAGCTTTTGATAGTGGTGAGTTCTTGAAAAATGGAAATTTTAAAGTAATAAAGATTACCAATATCCAGCATGATAGAATTGATTGGGATGATATAGAATTCATATCTGATGATTATGCCCAAAGCTTCCTTAGGTTTAGAGTTGAAAATGGCGATATATTATTCGCTTTAACTCGACCTATAATTTCAACAGGAATCAAATCAGCAAGGGTAGTGATTGAAGAGGATGCTAAAGTTTTGCTTAATCAGCGCAATGCAATTTTAAGGGCTGATGAAACTACTTCACAGGAATTCCTTTACTACTATACCTTATCTGATTATTTCTTTAAAATGTTTGAGGCAAGTATAGATAGCACTGGACAGCAGCCTAATATCTCGCCAGTATCTATTCATAATTTTTCTATTTGTTTACCTCCTTTGAACGAACAAATTGAAATTTCAAAGGCTGTTCAAAGAGAGTGCACGAGAATAGAGAACTTGAAGAATAGCTTTGTTAAAGAGATTTCACTACTCAAAGAATATCGTACAGCATTGGTTTCTGAGGCGGTAACGGGTAAGATAGACGTGCGTGACTACCAACCAGAACCAATCAACTTACAGCAGCTTGAATTAGCATAG
- a CDS encoding class I SAM-dependent DNA methyltransferase: protein MINFREYANFIWSVADLLRGDYKQADYGKVILPLTIIRRLDCVLEKTKPNVLSKYEVLKTSSIQNIDPILNAEVGLSFHNRSKYDFDKLVADPNNLAANLRNYINGFSDSAREIIEYFKFEDQINRLEEADLLFLVIKRFQEIDLHPQKISSMEMGYIFEELIRKFAEISNETAGEHFTPREVIRLMVNLLFLNDRQILTQEGIVKTLYDVCAGTGGMLSVAEEYLKELNPKARLEVFGQELNPESYAICRADMLIKGQNPTNIKLGNSLSNDGLENHKFDYCLTNPPFGVEWKKAEKQIKDEHQKKGFGGRFGAGLPRISDGSLLFLQHLVSKMKQNGEGSRIAIVFNGSPLFSGGAGSGESEIRKWIIENDMLEAIIALPDQLFYNTGISTYIWMLTNRKPKERKGKVQLVNAVSFYQKMSKSLGNKRNEISPKQIENITKMYGDFMPGEYSKVFNNEDFGYSRITIERPIRDEKGNVITDKKGTPKADASLRDNENVPLTEDIEEYFKREVLPHVPDAWIDHSKTKIGYEINFTKYFYQYKPLRSLADIRADIMKLEEEVFNEVASFIS from the coding sequence ATGATAAATTTCAGAGAATACGCCAACTTTATCTGGTCGGTGGCAGACTTGCTCCGTGGCGACTATAAGCAGGCAGACTACGGCAAGGTGATACTTCCGCTTACCATTATAAGACGATTAGACTGCGTGTTGGAGAAGACCAAGCCTAACGTGCTGTCAAAATATGAGGTACTCAAGACATCTTCCATCCAGAACATTGACCCAATCCTAAATGCAGAGGTAGGTTTGAGCTTCCATAACCGTAGTAAGTATGATTTTGATAAGCTTGTGGCTGACCCCAATAATCTTGCTGCCAACCTACGCAATTACATTAATGGTTTTTCTGACAGCGCACGGGAAATTATAGAGTACTTCAAATTTGAAGACCAGATAAACCGTTTGGAAGAGGCTGACCTGCTGTTCTTGGTGATAAAGCGGTTTCAGGAGATTGACCTGCACCCGCAGAAAATCAGCAGCATGGAGATGGGTTACATCTTCGAAGAGCTTATCCGTAAGTTCGCTGAGATATCCAACGAGACAGCAGGGGAGCATTTCACGCCCCGTGAAGTTATCCGACTGATGGTAAACCTACTGTTCCTGAACGACAGACAGATACTCACTCAGGAGGGCATCGTGAAAACGCTTTATGATGTGTGCGCTGGTACGGGCGGTATGCTCTCGGTAGCTGAAGAGTACCTGAAAGAACTAAATCCTAAAGCACGTCTGGAAGTGTTCGGGCAGGAGCTTAACCCAGAGTCTTATGCCATCTGTAGAGCGGATATGCTCATTAAAGGGCAGAACCCGACCAACATAAAGCTTGGTAACTCACTGTCCAATGACGGACTTGAAAACCACAAATTCGACTACTGCCTGACCAACCCGCCATTCGGTGTAGAGTGGAAAAAGGCCGAGAAGCAGATAAAGGACGAACACCAGAAGAAAGGTTTCGGTGGCCGTTTCGGGGCTGGCCTGCCACGAATCTCTGACGGTTCTTTGCTATTTCTGCAACACTTGGTTAGTAAGATGAAGCAGAACGGTGAAGGTTCACGCATTGCCATCGTGTTCAACGGCTCTCCGCTTTTCTCTGGTGGCGCTGGTTCAGGCGAGTCTGAAATCAGGAAATGGATAATAGAGAACGATATGCTGGAAGCCATCATCGCCCTGCCAGACCAGTTGTTCTACAATACAGGTATCTCCACCTATATCTGGATGCTCACCAACCGCAAACCTAAGGAGCGCAAAGGCAAGGTGCAGCTTGTGAACGCTGTGTCATTCTACCAGAAGATGTCCAAGAGCCTTGGTAATAAGCGTAATGAGATAAGCCCTAAGCAGATTGAAAATATCACCAAGATGTACGGTGACTTCATGCCAGGAGAATATTCAAAGGTGTTCAACAACGAAGACTTCGGGTACAGTCGCATCACCATAGAAAGACCAATACGTGATGAAAAAGGCAATGTGATTACCGATAAAAAGGGTACTCCAAAAGCAGACGCATCACTACGTGATAATGAGAACGTGCCGTTGACCGAAGATATTGAAGAATACTTCAAGCGAGAGGTGTTACCGCATGTGCCTGACGCTTGGATTGACCACAGCAAAACCAAGATTGGGTATGAAATCAACTTCACCAAGTACTTCTACCAGTATAAGCCTTTACGTTCGCTGGCAGACATACGGGCTGATATCATGAAGCTTGAAGAAGAAGTGTTCAATGAGGTAGCTTCTTTTATTTCTTAA
- a CDS encoding VapE domain-containing protein — protein sequence MNNNDKNRNELRSNFRHFASNDKVNGIVQITSTIEKRPKEKFKMDFQDTEEEVWDSSQNQLPQSEIDAVKTYIRSSYDTIRTNKLTNKIELVLGDQMKELNDRTVHGWLNHLWSYSTYMSVDGRNGKESIKKVTIDKNKLFVLIENDAFAPIYDPIDEYFQKVEPLAEGITETKEIDKFIRCFTCDNAPDVVEKYFKYWLEGVFINYYSDTKVREGILILQSAQGVGKTTAIEQYLLNPFRSYVVKSFDWNTSNKDEMIKLATSLIIFDDELSATRKSEVNELKKITNLKHINNIRPAYGRTSENYIRKASFIGATNNMNIVNDESGSRRFLILGVTGIDLEAIKEINYDLLWSEAYNYFHRQGNTVYVDFDTINENNQNFRYVTADEEYLQRHFDFTKPGNVYMSTTMVLDYLKEREPNLHTNVGTLGKALTALGAIIKSDRYHGPKSPPTKRYHLHKKEDSDLFMQPLGVILRESNEEELSVEDMFFGRKDATA from the coding sequence ATGAACAACAATGACAAAAACAGAAATGAGCTAAGAAGCAACTTCAGGCACTTTGCCTCAAATGACAAGGTGAATGGCATAGTACAGATAACCTCAACTATAGAAAAAAGACCTAAGGAGAAATTCAAAATGGATTTCCAGGATACTGAAGAAGAAGTATGGGATAGCAGCCAGAATCAGTTACCACAATCAGAGATTGATGCTGTAAAGACCTACATCCGCAGCAGTTATGACACTATACGCACCAATAAACTAACGAATAAGATTGAGTTAGTGCTGGGTGACCAGATGAAAGAGTTAAACGACAGGACGGTTCACGGCTGGCTTAACCACCTATGGAGCTATTCAACTTACATGTCAGTAGATGGAAGGAATGGCAAGGAATCTATAAAGAAGGTAACTATTGATAAGAACAAACTTTTCGTTCTTATTGAGAACGATGCATTCGCTCCCATTTACGACCCTATAGACGAGTACTTCCAAAAAGTCGAACCTCTGGCAGAGGGCATAACTGAGACAAAAGAGATAGACAAGTTCATCCGCTGCTTCACCTGCGACAACGCCCCAGACGTAGTGGAAAAGTATTTTAAGTATTGGCTCGAAGGGGTTTTCATTAACTACTACTCAGATACTAAGGTACGTGAAGGAATTTTGATACTTCAATCAGCACAGGGAGTTGGTAAGACAACCGCCATAGAGCAATACTTGTTGAATCCGTTTAGAAGCTACGTTGTGAAAAGCTTTGACTGGAACACGTCAAACAAAGATGAGATGATAAAGCTGGCCACGTCCTTAATCATCTTCGATGATGAACTATCTGCCACCAGAAAATCAGAAGTCAATGAATTAAAGAAGATAACCAATCTTAAGCATATCAACAATATTAGACCAGCTTACGGACGCACATCAGAAAACTATATCAGAAAGGCTTCGTTTATCGGAGCCACCAATAACATGAATATCGTCAACGATGAATCTGGGTCAAGAAGGTTTTTGATATTAGGAGTTACGGGTATCGACTTGGAAGCCATTAAGGAAATCAACTATGACCTTTTATGGAGCGAGGCATACAATTACTTCCACAGACAGGGCAACACAGTATATGTTGATTTCGATACCATCAACGAAAACAACCAGAATTTCAGGTATGTTACTGCTGACGAAGAGTATTTGCAGCGCCACTTTGATTTCACCAAGCCTGGAAATGTATATATGAGTACCACAATGGTATTAGATTACTTAAAGGAAAGGGAGCCTAACCTTCATACAAATGTTGGTACGTTAGGAAAAGCATTAACTGCTTTGGGTGCGATTATTAAAAGTGACCGCTATCATGGCCCAAAATCACCACCAACAAAGCGTTATCACCTTCACAAAAAAGAAGACAGTGATTTATTCATGCAACCATTGGGGGTAATCTTGCGAGAAAGCAATGAAGAAGAGCTTAGTGTAGAAGATATGTTTTTCGGCAGAAAAGATGCCACAGCTTAA
- a CDS encoding phage integrase SAM-like domain-containing protein: MATSYKAVLRVKYSTDSVGTIAIRKTVKTKSTYCSLRIKLPVKLWNKKSGTVRKTDAVDYVEINKEVTARIKDFENLSDKEGFKATLKSKESFLSYFENEYLPRVINHGSRIKYQTVLNKLKAFIKDRKQVNILFSDMDTKYIYDLNRFFLLKMSTNSANHYLKLTRQVLDKAIGENFYDYLRHPFTSFEFKNTKVNKVALGEDEISKIFKLYLLKGEQTWDTRNKFFAQLFLQGMRVSDLQLLRWNMVKGNHIEYKMFKTGTFMSVYINDIVWNILICEFKKLAERISIKSLRTIKVIEKELERLNNYKIDVLNSRGVKGGYDSIVNETISLDFAKEVESVQNHLFENYKEQIMQFSILPKNGEIFIFDFLRDVDFRNIKNNDFSKVTEAQYKKMKNKSIVYDRHLKLLQKKAGLKITLKSHLSRHSYASLMLMNGVDVYDIGKSLGHIGGLQVTEKYLSGLKENNTSKINKEMAEIFSVKKSYLEVFEQIESVVEG, encoded by the coding sequence ATGGCTACTTCTTACAAGGCAGTGCTTCGGGTAAAATATTCTACGGATAGCGTTGGTACAATCGCTATTAGAAAAACAGTGAAGACAAAGTCTACTTATTGCTCACTGAGAATCAAATTGCCTGTTAAGCTGTGGAATAAGAAGTCTGGTACAGTCAGAAAAACCGATGCGGTTGATTACGTAGAAATAAATAAGGAAGTAACCGCACGGATTAAAGATTTTGAGAACCTATCAGACAAGGAAGGTTTTAAGGCAACTCTTAAAAGTAAGGAGTCATTCTTGTCATATTTCGAAAATGAGTATTTGCCAAGAGTAATCAATCATGGAAGCCGCATTAAGTATCAAACTGTTTTAAACAAGTTAAAAGCCTTTATTAAGGATAGGAAACAGGTGAATATTTTATTTAGTGATATGGATACTAAATACATTTATGACCTTAATAGATTCTTCTTGTTAAAAATGTCAACCAATTCAGCTAATCATTACCTGAAATTGACAAGGCAAGTGCTTGACAAAGCGATTGGTGAAAACTTCTATGATTACCTCCGTCACCCGTTTACTTCCTTTGAATTTAAAAATACCAAAGTAAACAAGGTAGCATTGGGTGAAGATGAAATCTCTAAGATATTTAAACTTTATCTTCTTAAGGGAGAGCAAACATGGGATACCAGAAATAAATTTTTTGCACAACTATTCTTGCAGGGCATGCGGGTTTCTGACTTGCAGTTGCTTCGCTGGAATATGGTAAAGGGTAATCACATTGAATATAAAATGTTTAAGACAGGCACTTTCATGAGTGTTTATATAAATGATATTGTATGGAATATTTTAATTTGTGAATTTAAAAAACTTGCTGAAAGGATAAGTATTAAGTCTCTGCGAACTATAAAAGTTATTGAAAAAGAATTAGAGAGACTAAATAATTATAAAATAGATGTGTTAAATAGTAGAGGTGTCAAAGGTGGTTATGATTCCATAGTTAATGAGACGATTTCACTTGATTTCGCTAAAGAAGTAGAGAGTGTTCAAAATCATTTATTTGAGAACTATAAGGAGCAAATCATGCAGTTTTCAATTCTGCCAAAGAATGGTGAAATATTTATTTTTGACTTTTTGCGAGATGTAGATTTCAGGAATATTAAAAATAATGACTTTTCTAAAGTTACAGAAGCACAATACAAGAAGATGAAGAATAAGTCAATAGTTTATGATAGGCATCTGAAGTTGCTTCAAAAGAAGGCAGGGTTGAAAATTACATTGAAATCGCATCTTAGTCGGCATTCATACGCAAGCTTGATGCTTATGAATGGAGTGGATGTATATGACATTGGTAAATCCTTAGGTCACATAGGTGGATTGCAGGTTACTGAAAAATATCTATCGGGATTGAAAGAAAATAATACATCAAAAATTAACAAAGAGATGGCTGAAATATTTTCTGTGAAGAAATCCTATTTGGAGGTTTTTGAACAAATAGAGTCTGTAGTTGAAGGTTGA